One stretch of Zingiber officinale cultivar Zhangliang chromosome 6B, Zo_v1.1, whole genome shotgun sequence DNA includes these proteins:
- the LOC121989018 gene encoding serine/threonine-protein kinase RIPK-like isoform X1, giving the protein MSTVPWWSALLPGCCSSEHKRWAFKTTKPIEKQPSFSDISTSNSMLSPEDLSVSLVGSNLHVFTLAELKLATKSFSMGNFLGEGGFGPVFKGFIDEKVKPGLKAQAVAVKLLDLDGGQGHKEWLFMKQAEVLVLGRFRHPHLVKLIGYCCEDEQRLLVYEFMPKGSLENHLFKRFFESLSWLTRLKISIGAAKGLAFLHDTDKPVIYRDFKASNILLDSDYKAKLSDFGLAKDGPAGDETHITTRVMGTHGYAAPEYIMTGHLTAKSDVYSFGVVMLELLTGRRCVDKARPFREQNLAEWARPCLNDPRKLGRIMDPSLDGQYSTAGAQKVAALVHQCLSQSPKRRPHMSAVVATLEPLLELEDLPVAPFVYVAPADDDDGGDELTDSMRDNGPRRGRRQKLRSPSEGKLSDAALCREVGNRLRRNLASQQKPMDA; this is encoded by the exons ATGTCGACGGTCCCATGGTGGTCGGCTCTGCTCCCGGGGTGCTGCAGCAGCGAACACAAGCGCTGGGCCTTCAAAACGACGAAGCCAATCGAGAAGCAGCCGTCTTTCTCCGACATCAGCACCTCGAACAGCATGCTGTCCCCGGAGGATCTCTCCGTCTCGCTCGTTGGCTCAAACCTCCACGTCTTCACCCTGGCCGAGCTGAAGCTGGCCACCAAGAGCTTCTCGATGGGTAACTTCCTCGGGGAAGGCGGCTTCGGGCCGGTGTTCAAAGGCTTCATCGACGAGAAGGTCAAGCCTGGCCTCAAGGCTCAGGCGGTGGCCGTGAAACTCCTCGACTTGGACGGAGGGCAGGGCCACAAGGAGTGGCTG TTCATGAAACAGGCAGAAGTGCTGGTTCTTGGACGTTTCAGGCATCCTCACCTTGTCAAATTGATCGGTTACTGCTGTGAAGATGAACAGAGATTGCTGGTGTACGAATTCATGCCCAAGGGAAGCCTGGAAAACCACCTCTTTAAAA GGTTTTTTGAGTCCTTGTCATGGTTAACAAGATTAAAGATTTCCATCGGAGCAGCCAAGGGATTAGCTTTCCTCCATGACACAGATAAGCCAGTGATTTACAGAGACTTCAAGGCTTCAAACATCTTACTAGATTCT GATTACAAGGCAAAGCTGTCGGACTTCGGGCTGGCCAAGGACGGCCCTGCGGGAGATGAAACGCACATCACCACGCGAGTCATGGGGACGCACGGCTACGCCGCGCCGGAGTACATCATGACCG GACATTTGACGGCGAAGAGCGACGTGTACAGCTTCGGCGTGGTGATGCTGGAGCTGCTCACCGGCCGGCGGTGCGTCGACAAGGCGCGGCCGTTTCGGGAGCAGAACCTAGCGGAGTGGGCCAGGCCGTGCTTGAACGACCCCCGGAAGCTGGGCCGCATCATGGACCCCAGCCTCGACGGCCAGTACTCCACCGCCGGCGCGCAGAAGGTGGCCGCCCTGGTGCACCAGTGCTTGAGCCAGAGCCCCAAGCGCCGTCCGCACATGTCGGCCGTCGTCGCGACCCTGGAGCCGCTCCTGGAGCTGGAGGACCTGCCGGTGGCCCCCTTCGTGTACGTCGCCCCGGCAGACGACGACGACGGAGGCGACGAGCTAACAGACAGCATGAGGGACAACGGGCCCCGGCGTGGACGCCGGCAGAAACTGAGGTCGCCGAGTGAAGGGAAACTCTCCGACGCAGCGCTCTGCAGAGAGGTAGGCAATCGACTGCGGAGGAACTTGGCATCGCAGCAGAAGCCGATGGATGCATGA
- the LOC121989018 gene encoding serine/threonine-protein kinase RIPK-like isoform X2 — MSTVPWWSALLPGCCSSEHKRWAFKTTKPIEKQPSFSDISTSNSMLSPEDLSVSLVGSNLHVFTLAELKLATKSFSMGNFLGEGGFGPVFKGFIDEKVKPGLKAQAVAVKLLDLDGGQGHKEWLAEVLVLGRFRHPHLVKLIGYCCEDEQRLLVYEFMPKGSLENHLFKRFFESLSWLTRLKISIGAAKGLAFLHDTDKPVIYRDFKASNILLDSDYKAKLSDFGLAKDGPAGDETHITTRVMGTHGYAAPEYIMTGHLTAKSDVYSFGVVMLELLTGRRCVDKARPFREQNLAEWARPCLNDPRKLGRIMDPSLDGQYSTAGAQKVAALVHQCLSQSPKRRPHMSAVVATLEPLLELEDLPVAPFVYVAPADDDDGGDELTDSMRDNGPRRGRRQKLRSPSEGKLSDAALCREVGNRLRRNLASQQKPMDA, encoded by the exons ATGTCGACGGTCCCATGGTGGTCGGCTCTGCTCCCGGGGTGCTGCAGCAGCGAACACAAGCGCTGGGCCTTCAAAACGACGAAGCCAATCGAGAAGCAGCCGTCTTTCTCCGACATCAGCACCTCGAACAGCATGCTGTCCCCGGAGGATCTCTCCGTCTCGCTCGTTGGCTCAAACCTCCACGTCTTCACCCTGGCCGAGCTGAAGCTGGCCACCAAGAGCTTCTCGATGGGTAACTTCCTCGGGGAAGGCGGCTTCGGGCCGGTGTTCAAAGGCTTCATCGACGAGAAGGTCAAGCCTGGCCTCAAGGCTCAGGCGGTGGCCGTGAAACTCCTCGACTTGGACGGAGGGCAGGGCCACAAGGAGTGGCTG GCAGAAGTGCTGGTTCTTGGACGTTTCAGGCATCCTCACCTTGTCAAATTGATCGGTTACTGCTGTGAAGATGAACAGAGATTGCTGGTGTACGAATTCATGCCCAAGGGAAGCCTGGAAAACCACCTCTTTAAAA GGTTTTTTGAGTCCTTGTCATGGTTAACAAGATTAAAGATTTCCATCGGAGCAGCCAAGGGATTAGCTTTCCTCCATGACACAGATAAGCCAGTGATTTACAGAGACTTCAAGGCTTCAAACATCTTACTAGATTCT GATTACAAGGCAAAGCTGTCGGACTTCGGGCTGGCCAAGGACGGCCCTGCGGGAGATGAAACGCACATCACCACGCGAGTCATGGGGACGCACGGCTACGCCGCGCCGGAGTACATCATGACCG GACATTTGACGGCGAAGAGCGACGTGTACAGCTTCGGCGTGGTGATGCTGGAGCTGCTCACCGGCCGGCGGTGCGTCGACAAGGCGCGGCCGTTTCGGGAGCAGAACCTAGCGGAGTGGGCCAGGCCGTGCTTGAACGACCCCCGGAAGCTGGGCCGCATCATGGACCCCAGCCTCGACGGCCAGTACTCCACCGCCGGCGCGCAGAAGGTGGCCGCCCTGGTGCACCAGTGCTTGAGCCAGAGCCCCAAGCGCCGTCCGCACATGTCGGCCGTCGTCGCGACCCTGGAGCCGCTCCTGGAGCTGGAGGACCTGCCGGTGGCCCCCTTCGTGTACGTCGCCCCGGCAGACGACGACGACGGAGGCGACGAGCTAACAGACAGCATGAGGGACAACGGGCCCCGGCGTGGACGCCGGCAGAAACTGAGGTCGCCGAGTGAAGGGAAACTCTCCGACGCAGCGCTCTGCAGAGAGGTAGGCAATCGACTGCGGAGGAACTTGGCATCGCAGCAGAAGCCGATGGATGCATGA